CTTATATCAAATTCAGGAACATAGGGCTTGATATCTAGAAGGGGGGTGCCATCTACAATGTCAGTATCCTGAATATATAGGATGTTCCCTTTGATTTTTACAAAACGAACTATTGAAATACCAATTGGATTTGGTCTGCTTGGAGCTCTTGTTGAAAAAACTCCATGTATCTGATTATCCATAAACGGCTTTACTTTTAAGAACGGTTCTTTGGATAGGTGAAAGTGATATATTAAAATGATGTGAGAGAAATCTTCAAGATCTTCTAAACCTTCAGCATATTCTGGAAATACTTCAATTGTCCCGTCAACGCCTTCAGTGGCCGAGGATTGTATAGGCGTTCCCTTCGGTTTCTTGAACGAAGAATGAATAATCCCTATTGGAACATAATTTATTTTTTCCATAACTTTATCTATTTATAATGTGATTTCGGCGGCTTTTTATCTGCACAATTACTCTGTTCACTTTCTAAAATGAAAACAATGGGCTGACTCTCTAATTTCTCCCAAATATTGTTTAAATTTTTGTATTATACCCATCGTTATGGATCCTTAAAAAGCGTTCCATAATAGGTATGAATAAGAGTTTTCACAAAAGTAACCAGCCAAAAAATAACCAAAAGCCAATATAATGCAAAGCCAATATAATCTATTAGCTGAATTCCAAATAGTAATGAAATTGTATGGCTTGCAGCCACATATGCTCCAAGAGGAAAGGTAAAAGCCCACCACGACATTGCATAAGGGATCTTTAATCTTTTTATATAATGCAAGGTCAATACAACAGCCATCATAACCCACCATATGCCAAACCCCCAAAATAAAAATCCAAACACAAAGAAAGGTTCCCGCATAGTTATGAATGATGAGTTTTTAACTAGGTTAA
The sequence above is drawn from the bacterium genome and encodes:
- a CDS encoding C4-dicarboxylate ABC transporter yields the protein VIFLNYFGWGSGFFIYLALLAITMYRFILHHPLPNTLAPTIWINLGPIGAGTVALVNLVKNSSFITMREPFFVFGFLFWGFGIWWVMMAVVLTLHYIKRLKIPYAMSWWAFTFPLGAYVAASHTISLLFGIQLIDYIGFALYWLLVIFWLVTFVKTLIHTYYGTLFKDP
- the tsaA gene encoding tRNA (N6-threonylcarbamoyladenosine(37)-N6)-methyltransferase TrmO, whose protein sequence is MEKINYVPIGIIHSSFKKPKGTPIQSSATEGVDGTIEVFPEYAEGLEDLEDFSHIILIYHFHLSKEPFLKVKPFMDNQIHGVFSTRAPSRPNPIGISIVRFVKIKGNILYIQDTDIVDGTPLLDIKPYVPEFDIREVEKIGWLEKNVHKLSTSRDDGRFQNN